The following proteins come from a genomic window of Neoarius graeffei isolate fNeoGra1 chromosome 26, fNeoGra1.pri, whole genome shotgun sequence:
- the LOC132874420 gene encoding vacuolar fusion protein MON1 homolog B-like isoform X2: MTEMDTTDSPVITSLPQSDKNEMQTENNIDSLIEADDLMTLPKTERDKGTKLKKTPSEDHVNPKYLPVQNLKVLEDSDQEDVREFVVTMLARGKLEEQGVCTKRTSSPLSETPLEASSHWDEDVTAESWRQHRKHVFVLSEAGKPIYSRYGSEEALSSTMGVMMALVSFIQSGDNVIRSVYSDEHTVVFMQQGPLVLVSVSSTHQSEQQLRNELLYVYNQIVSMLTQASITRIFEHKKNYDLRRLLAGSEKILDGLLNLVDFDPSFLLSAVHCLPIASSFRDSLSQILQKAITPNLVFSILIAKNQLLTIAQEKMVIEDAKLDPADLLLLLNLIGASSAFQAGEIWTPICLPSFNPDCYFYAYISYLDPPKCTVCLLLLSTDNEAFYAVAECKRKIEEAMQAQNALTSIAKAQSYSVSQVGVSDLRHFMYKPFDVPDNHHQLTQFTRLPPNSSCILALALL, encoded by the exons ATGACTGAGATGGATACGACGGACTCCCCTGTTATCACATCTTTACCTCAGAGtgataaaaatgaaatgcaaactGAAAATAATATAGACAGTCTTATAGAGGCTGATGATCTCATGACTCTCCCCAAAACAGAAAGAGATAAAGGGACAAAGCTGAAAAAGACTCCCTCAGAAGACCATGTAAACCCAAAATATCTTCCTGTTCAAAACCTTAAAGTGTTGGAAGACAGTGACCAAGAAGACGTGCGTGAATTTGTTGTGACCATGTTAGCTCGAGGAAAACTGGAAGAGCAGGGTGTGTGCACAAAGAGAACTTCGTCCCCTCTCTCAGAAACTCCCCTAGAAGCTTCCTCTCACTGGGACGAGGATGTGACTGCAGAAAGTTGGCGACAGCATCGGAAGCATGTGTTTGTTCTGAGTGAGGCTGGGAAGCCCATCTACTCTCGCTATGGCAGTGAAGAAGCCCTCTCCTCCACCATGGGTGTCATGATGGCTCTGGTGTCCTTCATTCAGAGTGGGGACAATGTCATTCGTTCTGTCTACTCAG ATGAGCATACAGTGGTCTTCATGCAGCAGGGGCCTCTGGTGCTTGTCTCTGTCTCTAGCACCCATCAATCTGAACAGCAGCTACGCAATGAACTGCTTTATGTCTATAATCAGATTGTGAGCATGCTCACCCAAGCCAGCATCACCCGCATCTTTGAGCACAAGAAGAACTACGACTTGCGCCGCTTGTTAGCTGGCTCAGAGAAAATCCTAGATGGTTTACTAAACCTAGTTGACTTTGACCCTAGTTTCTTGCTCTCAGCTGTGCACTGTCTACCTATTGCTTCTTCATTCAGGGACTCCCTTAGCCAGATACTTCAGAAAGCCATCACTCCCAACTTGGTCTTCTCTATCCTCATTGCCAAGAATCAGCTGCTCACCATTGCACAGGAGAAGATGGTGATTGAGGATGCCAAGCTGGATCCTGCTGACCTCCTCCTGCTTCTCAACCTTATTGGTGCCTCCTCTGCGTTTCAGGCCGGTGAGATCTGGACCCCAATCTGCCTCCCCAGCTTTAACCCTGATTGTTATTTTTACGCCTACATATCCTACTTGGACCCACCCAAGTGCACCGTGTGCCTTCTGCTGCTCTCCACAGACAATGAGGCATTTTATGCAGTAGCCGAGTGCAAGAGGAAGATTGAGGAAGCCATGCAGGCCCAAAATGCTCTGACCTCCATTGCCAAAGCTCAGTCCTACAGTGTCAGTCAGGTGGGAGTGTCTGATCTTCGGCACTTTATGTACAAGCCTTTTGATGTTCCAGACAACCACCATCAGCTAACACAGTTCACCAG